In Campylobacter suis, the following proteins share a genomic window:
- a CDS encoding NUDIX hydrolase — MDTTITDLEILPLDNPKFLKPFLMRFKQNGIKRSWECAKAMNSVSTLLYHTQKDAFLFVKQFRPAVWLAQQDEGLKFNENGYTYELCAGLKDKGLSDERTAYEEVIEECGYAPKHIERITTTYGGFGFSGHMQTMFYASIDESMRVGEGGGVDDESIELIFVPRQNMREFIFDESKPKGFGLLFAYFWWNDKFSPID; from the coding sequence ATGGATACTACTATAACTGACCTTGAAATTTTACCCCTTGATAATCCAAAATTTCTAAAACCATTTTTAATGCGCTTTAAGCAAAATGGCATAAAGCGTAGCTGGGAGTGTGCAAAAGCTATGAATAGTGTTTCTACGCTGCTTTACCACACCCAAAAAGATGCGTTTTTGTTTGTTAAACAGTTTCGCCCAGCAGTTTGGCTGGCTCAGCAAGATGAAGGGTTAAAATTTAATGAAAATGGCTATACCTACGAGCTTTGCGCAGGGTTAAAAGATAAGGGCTTGAGTGATGAGCGCACGGCTTATGAGGAGGTTATCGAAGAGTGTGGGTACGCACCAAAGCACATTGAGCGTATAACCACAACTTATGGTGGCTTTGGCTTTAGCGGGCACATGCAAACGATGTTTTATGCAAGTATAGATGAGAGTATGCGAGTAGGTGAGGGCGGCGGTGTTGATGATGAGAGTATTGAGCTTATCTTTGTGCCTAGGCAAAATATGCGGGAGTTTATCTTTGATGAGAGTAAACCAAAGGGCTTTGGGTTGCTTTTTGCATATTTTTGGTGGAACGATAAATTTAGCCCGATTGATTAA
- the mgtE gene encoding magnesium transporter, with protein sequence MVELNEAKELIQTHIEDEDQAILTPYELAQHLKTVKAHDEELFADYLARLDPESLGDVAIELPEHMLKDVIETVPSEKMVQALEELESDDATELLKYIEDIDEEKAKELFDSLDEDDQSEILRLRSYDDDEAGAYMQTELFWATGDEITGDAVARLRELKSEGELENVSQLFIIDKDKILKFAVALEELILFDFTKSLDENIQKYDDIDKFKPHTAFDSDYIQDVVGVVEDYDLNVIPVIDSKGVLLGRITADDIHDFIQESATEQMYNLAGVSDEAEEEDTLVKAGKARAFWLLINLGTAIISSFIVGLFDEAIASYVALAILMPIVASMGGNTGTQALAVTVRRISLGEIEFKDAKHVLKREVSISLTNGIIFGIVMGLVAWAWFGAWLLGGVIALSMLINLCLAGFFGTIIPLTLKRLDIDPAVGSSVVLTTFTDSIGFFCFLGLAKWILL encoded by the coding sequence ATGGTCGAATTAAACGAAGCAAAAGAGCTTATACAAACGCACATCGAGGATGAGGATCAGGCTATTTTGACCCCTTATGAGCTAGCTCAGCATCTAAAAACTGTTAAAGCGCATGATGAGGAGCTATTTGCCGACTATCTAGCTCGTCTTGATCCAGAAAGTCTTGGCGATGTGGCGATAGAACTTCCTGAGCATATGCTAAAGGATGTCATCGAAACTGTGCCTAGCGAAAAGATGGTTCAAGCACTAGAAGAGCTAGAAAGTGACGATGCTACCGAGCTTTTAAAATATATTGAAGATATTGATGAAGAGAAGGCTAAAGAGCTTTTTGATAGTCTTGATGAAGATGATCAAAGCGAAATTTTGCGCCTTAGAAGCTACGATGATGATGAAGCTGGCGCATATATGCAAACGGAGCTTTTTTGGGCTACGGGAGATGAGATTACTGGTGATGCGGTGGCTAGGCTTAGAGAGCTTAAGAGTGAAGGTGAACTTGAAAATGTCTCCCAGCTTTTTATCATAGATAAGGATAAAATTTTAAAATTTGCCGTTGCTCTTGAAGAGCTTATACTGTTTGACTTTACAAAAAGTCTTGATGAAAATATCCAAAAATATGACGACATCGATAAATTTAAGCCACACACGGCATTTGACAGCGACTATATACAAGATGTTGTAGGTGTTGTTGAGGATTATGACTTAAATGTTATACCAGTTATTGACAGCAAAGGTGTCTTGCTTGGTCGTATCACAGCAGATGATATCCATGACTTTATCCAAGAGAGTGCTACTGAGCAGATGTATAACTTGGCTGGTGTTAGTGATGAGGCAGAAGAGGAAGATACTCTTGTAAAGGCTGGTAAGGCAAGGGCATTTTGGTTGCTGATAAATTTAGGCACAGCTATCATTAGTTCGTTTATTGTTGGGCTTTTTGATGAGGCGATAGCAAGCTATGTGGCGCTCGCTATATTAATGCCAATAGTCGCATCCATGGGTGGAAATACTGGAACACAGGCTCTTGCGGTTACTGTGCGCCGTATAAGCCTTGGAGAGATAGAATTTAAAGACGCAAAACATGTTTTAAAGCGAGAAGTAAGTATATCGCTTACAAATGGCATTATCTTTGGTATTGTTATGGGTCTAGTTGCTTGGGCTTGGTTTGGAGCTTGGCTTCTTGGTGGGGTTATTGCCTTAAGTATGCTTATAAATTTATGTTTGGCTGGTTTTTTTGGTACCATCATACCACTTACACTAAAACGCCTTGACATCGATCCTGCTGTGGGCTCTTCTGTGGTGCTTACAACCTTTACTGATAGTATTGGATTTTTTTGTTTTTTAGGACTTGCTAAATGGATACTACTATAA
- a CDS encoding peptidoglycan DD-metalloendopeptidase family protein, whose amino-acid sequence MLRILLVFSILFINLYALKPSVSEESWESGVSLLRFFEKNSIPVSLFYSLPQEDKELAAEIVAGTKYQILHRKNGEVSQILIPVSDELQIHIFRDSEDIFRLEFVPIAYQSEDRVDVVEITRSVTQDIHESTGSIGLAFAFRDAFKSEKKINFNKVQKGDKAVIVYSQKIRMGRVFGTPEIHSASFETGNKSYKVYKYENKFYDKNGKQSDKFFLTRPISNARITSGFTLKRYHPVLRRYRAHLGVDYGAPRGTPIRSAGDGVVKFVGNKNGYGKTLIISHAGGYETLYAHLNGFAKGISVGKKVKQGTHVAFVGSSGMSTGPHLHFGLYINNKPINPESMLKVVKPAMDKKETAVFKGIVDKNNALIKKALDSGKILQKAETFPDVVKVEF is encoded by the coding sequence ATGCTTCGAATTTTGCTGGTTTTTTCGATATTATTTATCAATTTATATGCGTTAAAACCAAGTGTTAGCGAAGAAAGCTGGGAAAGTGGCGTATCTTTACTGCGTTTTTTTGAAAAAAACTCCATCCCAGTTTCACTTTTTTACTCACTCCCGCAAGAGGATAAAGAGCTAGCCGCTGAGATTGTGGCAGGTACTAAATACCAGATACTACACAGAAAAAATGGCGAAGTTTCACAAATTTTAATACCCGTAAGTGATGAGCTTCAAATTCACATTTTTAGGGATAGCGAGGATATATTTAGGCTTGAGTTCGTGCCAATAGCTTATCAAAGCGAGGATAGGGTAGATGTTGTAGAGATAACTCGTTCAGTAACTCAAGATATACATGAAAGTACTGGCTCTATCGGGCTTGCCTTTGCTTTTAGGGATGCTTTTAAGAGCGAAAAAAAGATAAATTTTAATAAGGTACAAAAAGGTGATAAGGCTGTTATAGTTTATTCGCAAAAGATACGCATGGGTCGAGTTTTTGGTACTCCTGAGATACATTCAGCATCGTTTGAGACTGGCAATAAAAGTTATAAAGTTTATAAATATGAGAATAAATTTTATGATAAAAATGGCAAGCAAAGCGATAAATTTTTCTTAACCAGACCCATCTCAAATGCTCGTATCACATCTGGTTTTACGCTAAAACGCTATCATCCTGTATTAAGACGCTATAGGGCACATCTTGGAGTTGATTACGGTGCTCCGCGTGGTACACCTATACGCTCGGCTGGAGATGGAGTTGTAAAATTTGTTGGCAATAAAAACGGCTACGGTAAGACTTTAATCATCTCTCACGCAGGTGGCTACGAGACACTTTATGCTCATTTAAATGGTTTTGCAAAGGGAATTTCTGTTGGTAAAAAGGTAAAGCAGGGTACGCATGTAGCTTTTGTTGGTAGTTCGGGTATGAGCACGGGTCCTCATTTGCATTTTGGTCTTTATATAAATAATAAGCCCATAAACCCTGAAAGCATGCTAAAAGTTGTAAAACCAGCTATGGATAAGAAAGAGACTGCGGTATTTAAAGGTATAGTTGATAAAAACAATGCTTTGATAAAAAAAGCCCTTGATAGTGGCAAGATCTTGCAAAAGGCGGAAACTTTTCCAGATGTAGTTAAGGTCGAATTTTAA
- a CDS encoding plasminogen-binding N-terminal domain-containing protein, with translation MKRIFLLLALFSSLAFSLDFSMREYKTPIISIDENDVATIIDSPDIVVGSSGVVVHTFSQNTSSIIARTSVISKGGGFAKIRFEVFDTLEQRALPIPGVAPQTNDTVILNYLYHRSVIIVPNKEIYDEVTSAFRGTTFIHPDIVGAYLSYEYKPNPSRDDFRKMCSQSAAGLIFIAMDGRSVFADCQSFKVIKEFQTGEVEYYQLPFYTRVRDIDTVFYKLDSSHINNYDAHYENLLDEER, from the coding sequence TTGAAAAGAATTTTCTTGCTTCTTGCACTTTTTTCAAGCCTTGCTTTTTCACTAGATTTTTCAATGCGTGAGTATAAAACGCCCATCATTAGCATAGACGAAAACGATGTTGCAACCATTATAGATAGTCCTGATATAGTTGTTGGTTCTAGTGGCGTTGTAGTGCATACTTTTAGCCAAAACACAAGCTCTATTATAGCTCGCACAAGTGTCATATCAAAAGGTGGTGGTTTCGCAAAAATTCGCTTTGAAGTGTTTGACACACTGGAGCAAAGAGCCCTTCCTATACCTGGCGTAGCACCACAAACAAACGATACAGTCATACTAAACTACCTTTATCATCGCTCAGTCATCATCGTGCCAAATAAAGAAATTTATGATGAAGTTACAAGTGCGTTTAGGGGAACTACATTTATCCACCCAGACATCGTCGGCGCTTATCTAAGCTATGAATACAAGCCAAACCCGAGCCGTGATGACTTTAGAAAGATGTGCTCACAAAGCGCGGCTGGACTTATATTTATCGCCATGGATGGACGCAGTGTATTTGCTGATTGTCAAAGCTTTAAGGTTATAAAAGAGTTTCAAACTGGTGAAGTTGAGTACTATCAGCTGCCATTTTATACCAGAGTGCGCGACATAGATACGGTTTTTTATAAACTTGATAGCTCTCATATCAACAACTATGACGCACACTATGAAAATTTACTAGACGAAGAGAGATAA
- a CDS encoding ComEC/Rec2 family competence protein translates to MKLFYTWSERGWCYFILLVIFGVNLAYELTRYHEFMSESEREILAKVVHVSEREKNGFRYTVLRLEYEKFIIFTTSRSLKFKQNDEISTTIHTLDISFADFLRQRFFAPTSNLKFIKNEEDKSLRAKILANIAAQHKSIKITELYCALFMAAPISQELRDDIIRLGVGHLVAISGYHLGIIMAFFFVLLAPIFSFVYAKICPWRNYKFDIFLLAFCFCTIYFLLIGFVPSFLRAFFMAIFGFFLLVRGVRVVDYEMLLLCVCVLVAVFLGLLFNIGFYLSVAGVFYKFLYCRYFGDKFGLLAHSF, encoded by the coding sequence GTGAAGCTTTTTTATACTTGGAGTGAGCGCGGCTGGTGCTATTTTATCTTGCTTGTGATTTTTGGTGTAAATTTAGCCTACGAGCTTACAAGATACCATGAGTTTATGAGTGAGAGTGAGCGTGAAATTTTAGCAAAAGTAGTGCATGTTAGCGAGCGCGAGAAAAATGGCTTTAGGTATACAGTCCTAAGACTAGAGTATGAAAAATTTATTATTTTTACCACTTCAAGATCTTTAAAATTTAAACAAAATGATGAGATAAGCACCACCATCCATACGCTAGATATCAGTTTTGCTGACTTTTTACGACAAAGATTTTTTGCACCCACAAGCAACTTAAAATTTATTAAAAATGAAGAAGATAAGAGCTTGAGGGCTAAAATTTTAGCAAATATCGCCGCACAACACAAAAGTATCAAAATCACAGAGCTTTACTGCGCACTTTTTATGGCGGCACCCATTTCGCAAGAACTTCGTGATGATATAATTAGGCTTGGAGTTGGTCACCTAGTTGCTATCAGTGGCTATCATTTGGGTATTATAATGGCATTTTTCTTCGTGCTTTTGGCGCCTATTTTTAGTTTTGTTTATGCCAAAATTTGTCCGTGGCGAAACTATAAATTTGACATTTTCTTACTTGCTTTTTGTTTTTGCACTATCTATTTTTTGCTTATAGGTTTTGTTCCTAGTTTTCTTCGTGCGTTTTTTATGGCTATTTTTGGCTTTTTTCTTTTGGTTAGAGGTGTGAGAGTTGTTGATTATGAGATGTTGTTGTTATGTGTTTGCGTGTTAGTTGCGGTGTTTTTGGGGTTACTTTTTAATATCGGCTTTTATCTTTCTGTAGCCGGCGTCTTTTATAAATTTTTGTATTGTAGATATTTTGGTGATAAATTTGGGCTTTTAGCACACTCCTTTTGA
- a CDS encoding replicative DNA helicase: protein MAKAKFENIDMHNLYDLDMERAILSSVLINNDVLGEIFDIIRADDFYLKGHADIFAAMIECLNADQPMAVAFLKNKLGDKFDDNLMSEIYGTSPIIDIEKYAAELKEKSIKRGIVKVAQSMPATVNEDKPSRDMVDEISAKIYSLVDGEKKGVIKQSPQIVEDLIEYLKKQAELEGQAVVGLSTGFRSLNEKTNGFKRGDLVIVAARPGMGKTTLCLNFINQVLKENLGVVFFSLEMPAEQIMMRMLSAKTSIPLQNIISANMSDEELSRLNSACEEMASKKLFVHDSGYVNIHQVRTQMRKLKAAHPEISLCVIDYIGLMMSTSNFNERHLQIAEISRGLKLLARELDMPIIALSQLNRGLENRANKRPMLSDLRESGAIEQDADMILFVYREEVYREQEEREKEQQAKADGKEYKSSFERNKIEEKAEIIIGKNRNGEPGHVDVVFQSRFTRFVDPVSQPVAEVAFQG, encoded by the coding sequence ATGGCAAAAGCCAAATTTGAAAATATCGATATGCACAACCTTTATGACCTTGATATGGAGCGTGCCATCTTAAGCTCTGTGCTTATAAACAATGATGTTTTGGGAGAAATTTTTGATATTATCCGTGCAGATGACTTTTATTTAAAGGGTCATGCTGATATTTTTGCTGCGATGATTGAGTGTTTAAACGCTGATCAGCCAATGGCTGTGGCATTTTTGAAAAATAAATTAGGAGATAAATTTGATGATAATTTGATGTCAGAGATATATGGCACAAGCCCTATCATTGACATCGAAAAGTATGCCGCTGAACTTAAGGAAAAGTCGATAAAAAGAGGCATAGTAAAGGTTGCACAGTCTATGCCAGCCACCGTAAATGAAGATAAGCCAAGCCGTGATATGGTTGATGAGATAAGTGCAAAAATTTACTCATTAGTTGATGGAGAAAAAAAGGGTGTGATCAAACAAAGTCCACAAATCGTTGAGGATCTTATAGAGTATCTAAAAAAGCAAGCCGAACTTGAAGGGCAAGCAGTTGTTGGACTTAGTACGGGTTTTCGCAGTCTAAACGAAAAGACAAATGGTTTTAAGCGTGGCGATCTAGTCATTGTCGCAGCTCGCCCAGGTATGGGTAAAACCACGCTTTGCTTAAATTTTATAAATCAAGTCCTAAAAGAGAACTTGGGTGTTGTCTTTTTCTCGCTTGAGATGCCTGCTGAGCAGATCATGATGCGTATGCTTTCTGCTAAGACATCTATCCCGCTGCAAAATATCATTAGCGCAAACATGAGCGACGAGGAGCTTTCAAGGCTAAATTCTGCCTGCGAGGAGATGGCTAGCAAGAAGCTTTTTGTACATGATAGCGGATATGTAAATATCCATCAAGTTCGCACACAGATGCGAAAACTAAAAGCGGCACATCCTGAAATTTCACTTTGTGTGATTGATTATATCGGTCTTATGATGAGCACAAGTAACTTTAATGAACGACATCTGCAGATAGCTGAAATTTCGCGTGGATTAAAGCTTTTGGCAAGAGAGCTTGACATGCCTATCATAGCGCTCTCTCAGTTAAACAGAGGTCTTGAAAATAGGGCAAACAAGCGGCCTATGTTAAGTGACTTGCGCGAGTCAGGTGCGATAGAACAAGATGCGGATATGATACTTTTTGTTTATCGTGAAGAAGTTTACCGAGAGCAGGAAGAGCGCGAAAAAGAGCAGCAAGCAAAGGCTGATGGCAAGGAGTATAAGAGCAGTTTTGAGCGTAACAAAATTGAGGAGAAAGCAGAGATTATCATTGGCAAGAACCGAAACGGCGAGCCAGGGCATGTTGATGTGGTCTTTCAGTCAAGATTCACTCGGTTTGTAGATCCTGTTAGTCAGCCTGTGGCTGAGGTTGCATTTCAAGGATAG
- the ispG gene encoding flavodoxin-dependent (E)-4-hydroxy-3-methylbut-2-enyl-diphosphate synthase produces MQRYPTKQIKIRDVKIGGDAPISVQSMTFTKTKDVKGTLEQINRLYFAGCDIVRCAVFDKEDTSALKEVVKDSPLPVVADIHFNHNYALIVSEFVDAIRINPGNIGSPKHIKAVVDACKQRNLPIRIGVNSGSLEKQFEEKYGRTTKAMVESALYNIKLLEDFDFTDIKISLKSSDVERTMQAYRELRPLVHYPFHLGVTEAGTTFHATIKSAIALGGLLMEGIGDTMRVSITGELEEEIKVAKAILKDSGRQKEGLNIISCPTCGRLQADLMAAVKLVEERTKHIKEPLNVSVMGCVVNAIGEAKGADVAIAFGRGDGLIMRHGEVVAKLKEAELVERFLAEIDDEIKSRA; encoded by the coding sequence TTGCAAAGATACCCAACTAAGCAGATTAAAATCAGAGATGTGAAAATAGGAGGCGACGCACCCATATCCGTGCAGTCGATGACTTTTACAAAGACAAAAGATGTAAAAGGCACGTTAGAGCAGATAAATAGGCTCTATTTTGCGGGGTGCGATATCGTGCGATGTGCCGTGTTTGACAAAGAGGATACCTCCGCACTTAAAGAGGTTGTAAAAGATAGTCCGCTTCCAGTTGTTGCTGATATTCATTTTAATCACAACTACGCTCTAATCGTAAGTGAGTTTGTTGATGCCATACGCATAAACCCCGGCAACATAGGCTCACCAAAGCACATAAAAGCCGTCGTTGATGCGTGCAAACAAAGAAATTTACCTATACGAATTGGCGTAAATTCAGGCTCACTTGAGAAGCAGTTTGAGGAAAAATACGGTCGCACGACAAAGGCGATGGTTGAGAGCGCACTTTATAACATCAAACTACTTGAGGATTTTGACTTTACCGACATTAAAATTTCACTAAAATCAAGCGATGTTGAGCGAACTATGCAAGCTTACAGAGAGCTTCGTCCGTTAGTTCATTATCCGTTTCACTTGGGTGTGACTGAGGCCGGGACTACATTTCATGCGACGATAAAGTCAGCCATAGCACTTGGAGGGCTTTTGATGGAGGGCATCGGTGATACGATGAGGGTTAGCATAACTGGTGAGCTTGAGGAGGAGATAAAGGTTGCAAAGGCGATCTTAAAAGATAGTGGCCGCCAAAAAGAGGGGCTAAATATCATCTCATGCCCTACCTGTGGGCGTTTGCAAGCTGATCTGATGGCTGCTGTAAAGCTAGTAGAGGAGCGAACAAAGCACATAAAAGAGCCGTTAAATGTAAGCGTGATGGGCTGTGTGGTAAATGCTATTGGCGAGGCAAAGGGTGCTGATGTGGCGATAGCGTTTGGGCGAGGCGACGGGCTTATAATGCGTCACGGCGAAGTGGTGGCAAAGCTAAAAGAGGCCGAGCTTGTGGAGCGATTTTTAGCCGAGATAGATGATGAGATAAAATCAAGAGCGTAA
- the serA gene encoding phosphoglycerate dehydrogenase, with protein sequence MKTIIVCDAIHEAGFKLLNKENDLKIIDAVSTPKDKLLEILGEADVAITRSSTDVDEKFLNAAKKLKAVVRAGVGVDNVDIDGCSRRGIIAMNVPTANTIAAVELTMAHMLAAARAFPYAHNDLKIDRIWKREKWYGVELFNKNLGVIGFGNIGSRVAARAKAFGMNIIAYDPYIDPSKVIDMGGTYTTNFDDILACDFITIHTPKTKETTNIIGAEEISKMKDGVRLINVARGGLYNEEALYEGLKSKKIAFAGIDVFSKEPATSHPLLDLPNVSVTPHLGANTLESQRNIAVEAAEQAISAARGISYPNALNLPIKTEDLPPFVEPYIELVSKMAFLGAQINKKAIKAIRIEAFGAISEYANSMLTFALVGALKESLGDGINYVNAKFLCDEKGIATDVSVGGESIFKNKITVRITTESDLVSISGTVFGENQPRIVNINGFKTDFKPKGKMIIFKNNDVPGVIASISSLLAAENINIADFRLGRGDHGMALAVILVDEHISKEVLAKLNALEACVWVSYVVV encoded by the coding sequence ATGAAAACGATCATAGTTTGCGATGCGATCCACGAGGCTGGATTTAAGCTTTTAAATAAAGAAAACGACCTAAAAATCATCGATGCGGTTTCAACGCCAAAAGATAAGCTGCTCGAAATTTTAGGCGAAGCTGATGTGGCTATCACTCGTAGCTCGACCGATGTGGATGAGAAATTTTTAAATGCGGCAAAAAAGCTAAAAGCTGTGGTTAGGGCAGGAGTAGGCGTTGATAATGTCGATATAGACGGCTGTTCTCGAAGAGGCATCATTGCTATGAATGTCCCGACCGCAAACACTATCGCAGCCGTAGAGCTTACCATGGCACATATGTTGGCTGCTGCTAGGGCTTTTCCTTACGCTCACAACGATCTAAAAATAGACAGAATTTGGAAGCGCGAAAAGTGGTATGGAGTTGAGCTTTTTAATAAAAATTTAGGCGTTATCGGCTTTGGTAATATCGGCTCTCGCGTCGCTGCTAGAGCCAAGGCTTTTGGCATGAATATCATCGCCTATGATCCATATATCGATCCATCAAAAGTTATTGATATGGGTGGCACATATACGACAAATTTTGATGATATTTTAGCTTGTGACTTTATTACAATTCATACTCCAAAAACAAAAGAGACAACAAATATTATCGGAGCAGAGGAAATTTCAAAAATGAAAGACGGCGTGCGTCTTATAAATGTCGCTCGTGGCGGACTTTACAACGAAGAGGCTCTTTATGAGGGGTTAAAAAGTAAGAAAATAGCTTTTGCGGGTATAGATGTTTTTAGTAAAGAGCCAGCCACAAGCCATCCATTGCTTGACTTGCCAAATGTAAGCGTGACACCACATCTTGGGGCAAATACCCTTGAAAGCCAGCGCAACATCGCCGTAGAAGCAGCCGAACAAGCCATAAGTGCTGCTCGTGGTATAAGCTATCCAAATGCATTAAATTTGCCTATAAAAACAGAAGATCTACCTCCTTTTGTCGAGCCTTACATAGAGCTAGTGAGCAAAATGGCTTTTCTTGGTGCACAGATAAACAAAAAGGCCATCAAAGCTATACGCATAGAAGCTTTTGGCGCGATTAGTGAGTACGCAAATTCTATGCTTACATTTGCGCTTGTTGGTGCCCTTAAAGAGAGTTTGGGTGATGGTATAAACTATGTAAATGCTAAATTTTTATGTGATGAAAAAGGTATTGCAACTGATGTTAGTGTCGGTGGTGAGAGTATATTTAAAAACAAAATAACCGTTCGCATAACGACAGAAAGTGATCTTGTGAGTATTAGCGGTACGGTCTTTGGTGAAAATCAACCTCGTATCGTAAATATCAACGGTTTTAAAACTGACTTTAAGCCAAAAGGCAAAATGATAATATTTAAAAATAACGATGTGCCAGGCGTTATCGCAAGTATAAGCTCACTTCTTGCAGCTGAGAATATTAACATCGCAGACTTCCGCTTGGGTCGAGGCGATCATGGCATGGCGCTTGCAGTTATCCTTGTAGATGAGCATATCAGCAAAGAGGTGCTTGCTAAACTAAACGCCCTTGAAGCTTGCGTCTGGGTAAGCTACGTAGTGGTATAA
- a CDS encoding 30S ribosomal protein S1 codes for MAVNRSVQIEANEEEDFAAMLEESFKRTEEDSEGVIVGIKGDVATVNIGIRGDKELALSEITDASGKLLYNVGDKIKVVITGRGQVSHKKALRKEKVKAYIDAYNPENQDEIEVKIVGKNKGGFIATDENGVEFFLPKTQSGFKNANDIVGKSYKVRVIKVDKEEQSIIVSRKKILDDDRKKRKEALSNIVDNADVMEGVIKKITTYGMFVDVGGVDGLVHYSEISYKGPVNPSTIYKEGDKVAVKVVSYDNEKRHLSLSIKAAMPDPWDEIKDGLEVGDTIKVIVSNIEPYGAFVDLGNDIEGFLHISEISWDKNIKNPKDHITEGEEIDVEVIEISAKDRRLRVSLKNLLPKPFDEFKAKFKEGDVAKGVVTTTTAFGAFVRIDCVEGLLHNEDASWDRNDKCKDLFKVGDEVEVKIVKIDDKEQKISLSLKELKQSPVQEFTKKHSVGEAVKGKIRDIKDFGVFVELGENVDALIRKEDLGNVDVSTLNIGDEIEASIAFIDEKKNRIRLSIRQLARAKEREVLNEINSDDKVTLGDIIKEQLK; via the coding sequence ATGGCTGTGAACAGAAGCGTTCAGATTGAAGCAAATGAAGAAGAAGATTTTGCTGCGATGTTAGAGGAGTCCTTCAAAAGGACTGAAGAGGATAGCGAAGGCGTTATCGTTGGTATTAAGGGCGATGTTGCTACGGTAAATATAGGCATAAGAGGCGATAAAGAGCTTGCTTTGTCTGAGATTACTGATGCAAGCGGTAAGCTGCTATATAATGTTGGTGATAAGATAAAAGTTGTCATCACTGGTCGTGGTCAGGTTTCGCATAAAAAAGCCCTGCGCAAAGAGAAAGTTAAGGCTTACATAGATGCCTATAACCCTGAAAATCAAGACGAGATCGAAGTTAAAATCGTTGGTAAAAACAAGGGTGGATTTATAGCAACTGACGAAAATGGAGTAGAATTTTTCCTACCAAAAACTCAAAGTGGCTTTAAAAATGCTAATGACATAGTTGGCAAGAGCTATAAAGTAAGGGTTATAAAGGTAGATAAAGAGGAGCAAAGCATCATCGTTTCTCGTAAGAAAATTCTAGACGATGACCGCAAAAAGCGCAAAGAAGCACTCTCTAATATAGTTGATAACGCTGATGTTATGGAGGGCGTGATTAAAAAGATCACAACTTACGGTATGTTTGTTGATGTGGGCGGTGTTGATGGCTTGGTTCATTACAGCGAGATAAGCTACAAAGGTCCAGTTAATCCTAGCACGATATATAAAGAGGGTGATAAAGTAGCCGTAAAAGTAGTAAGCTATGACAATGAAAAGCGCCATCTGTCGCTATCTATCAAAGCTGCTATGCCAGATCCTTGGGATGAGATCAAGGATGGACTAGAAGTGGGAGATACTATCAAGGTTATTGTTAGTAATATCGAGCCATATGGTGCATTTGTTGATCTTGGAAATGACATCGAGGGCTTTTTGCATATATCTGAAATTTCATGGGATAAAAATATCAAAAATCCAAAAGACCACATCACAGAGGGTGAGGAGATAGATGTTGAAGTTATTGAAATTAGTGCAAAAGATCGAAGATTACGCGTTAGCCTTAAAAATTTACTTCCAAAGCCATTTGATGAATTTAAAGCAAAATTTAAAGAGGGTGATGTAGCAAAAGGCGTAGTTACGACTACTACTGCATTTGGCGCGTTTGTTCGTATTGATTGCGTTGAGGGCTTGTTGCATAATGAAGATGCTTCTTGGGACAGAAATGACAAGTGTAAGGATTTGTTTAAAGTAGGCGATGAGGTTGAAGTTAAGATCGTAAAGATAGATGATAAAGAGCAGAAAATTTCTCTTAGCCTAAAAGAGTTAAAGCAAAGTCCAGTTCAAGAATTTACTAAAAAACACAGTGTTGGTGAAGCTGTAAAAGGTAAAATTCGTGATATAAAAGACTTTGGTGTATTTGTTGAGCTTGGCGAGAATGTTGATGCACTTATACGCAAAGAAGATCTTGGCAATGTTGATGTCAGTACGCTAAATATAGGCGATGAGATAGAGGCTAGCATAGCTTTTATAGATGAGAAGAAAAATCGCATCCGCCTTAGCATACGCCAGCTTGCAAGAGCAAAAGAGCGCGAAGTGCTAAATGAGATAAACAGTGACGACAAGGTAACACTTGGCGACATTATAAAAGAGCAATTAAAATAA